The Hordeum vulgare subsp. vulgare chromosome 7H, MorexV3_pseudomolecules_assembly, whole genome shotgun sequence DNA window TCTCCGGCTTGGCGATCTCCTTGGCCGCCGCCTTGGCTGCAGCCTCGGCCAGGCTCGTGAAGGATTTGGACTTGCCGGCGTAGAAATTCGAGAGGCCCCTCCTGCGATTAGTTTCGTCTTGGGTCAGTTAATGCTCAGGGCAAACACTCCATGGGTATTAATTGCATATTTGCAGAGTATTTGGCCACCGCTAGGGTATTCACTTGACCGGGATTTCAGCTGATTAAACACACCAAATTAAATCCATCCGTGATCTTTATCGATTTGACCAGCCCAAAGATGCTAACTTTCTCCGTGATCCGTCCTAACTACTCTAGAATGCAAAGTTCAACAGAACGGGCATACTACTAGTTTTTCTAGCTCCGGTTTTGTGATCTACCGTACGTACTAGAGCTCAATGAttacaccagaagaacatgactgGCCGAGGAATCGGAACAGATTTTTTTCTCAAAGAGGAAAACAAATCCATCTTTTTCTCCTAGACTGTTCGAGTAAGAAATATCCAATTTGACCAAGAAAAACTTGAAGAGATCACAACAAGATCATGCAAATTTAGAAAAAAAACTCCGGCAATTtaactaataataaagcaaagagCGGGAAGATGGGGAAGAAGAAAGCTTACTTGCTGGGCAGCGCATCCTCCAGCGATTCGAGGGTGCCGAGCCCCATAGCGAGCACCTCATCCACCGGCGCCTTGGCCTCGCTCtccacgtcctcctcctcctccttctccgacgAGGAGTCCTCCCCGATGGACGAGCTATCCGAGGAGGCCGCCCCGATCGAGGAGGCATCCGACAGCGCCTCCTCCAGTTCCCGCAGCTCCTCCCTGCCAACCTCCTCCTCGTCAGCATAGAACCCGTTGTGATTCCTCTCCAGCTCCTCCGAATCCGGCCGCTGGTTCCCCTTTCCCGCGCCCCGGAACCCGTGCGCCCGCGCCATCCCCGGCGCCACCGCCGTCGACATGCGCGCGCCCGGAGCTAGCTAAGCAAGATCCGGCGAAGATCACGGACGATCACGCGCGGATCGGCTGGCGGCCGAGTGGGTGCGTCCGCCGAGGGATTGACCGCGCCGCGCCGAGCCGAGCCGGAGCACACAGACGAGGACAAGAAATCTTCGGGAGAGAGGAGAAGGGGAGGAAGGATTGGATAGAGATGCTGAGCTAGGCCAGGACTAGGAAAAGCAGGGGGCGTTTTTCTATAGTTACAGGACGACGCCGGAGCGGTCCATGCGCCGGGTCCAGGCATCCTAGCtgggcgcgggaggtggccggtcTTTGCCCGTCTGGCGCGCGGGCCACCCGCCATGGCGTCTCTGTACCTGGATCCGGTGTACAACTGACCTATAGACATACcggtagtagttttttttttGAACAGTATGTGATACGATGCGGACGGTGAGTATACGGTGGGCGTATCGATGCAAAAAGAAAAAACATACGGTGGGCGTACGTGTGTGATCCGGCTTGGTCTCCTGGGCCGATCGCATCGCACGTGTGGGCCGCGGCCGGGAAGCGTGTGCCGCGGTGCGAGGTGACAGGTGGGGAGCAGTGCGCGCACACGCGTTCGACggatgatggatggatggatggacggatCGCTTTCTGCCGTCATGACTAGTGTGTCCACCCAGCCACACCCTGGTCCGATCAGCTGGCTGCAGGGTGCCAGGGTCCCTGGATGGCCCGACAATTTTTGGTTGCCGATCGGCGATGCTGCTCCGGCATCGATCCAACAAATGGTTCGGTTCACAGTCAAGCACAAGTGTCCGGTTTGATgctatacttgatgactgatgctcCATCCACGGCCGCAACGTAGCACCCCACTTGGAGTCGAAACAACAAAAGGGTCGTAGTGTCTGGCGTTCGACAGCATTTTGGTTCAAGGTGAACTGTTACTGAGCTGATCAAATCAGCACCGTGTGTGTGCGGTGCAGACTGCTTTTCAGGTCATTTGGTTAAGACTACCCATAATAGGAGTAAGGCCGGTCACAATGAAGAGGAACTTAGCagtaacatcacacactccaataCAACTTTGCTTATGTGACACGTATTTAGTGAAGAGAGAGGTGCTTGTGGTAACTAGCTAAGTTACcggaacatcacacactccaagaAACAATGAGTCTATAGCCTAATAAATGCATTGTTGTATGACACTACATacatgttactccccattgtggaGGTAGGAACATAGTCTAGAAAAGCGGTAGGTTCCTACCTTATGTTACTCTCCATTGTGACCAGCCTAAGATATGTAGTAACATAAatgtcacctaagtaaaaaagtaTGATATGACAATtaataaataagaagagaaagaaattGAGTAATTTAACatgttagagcatcttcaacagtctGTATGTTCAATCGTTGATATAAATGTCCACATCAACAACCAATAGCATATCATACAAGCTATTTAATGAAGTGTATGTTAATCGTATGTAAAATTACTAAGCGGGTCCACTAAACATGGAAGAAATAAACATGCTTGCCTCGGAGCTTGTGCGTGAACCGTTGTTTCAAGTTCATACGatttcattctctctcttcttttattatgcGTCATGCCATCAAAATCATCTATGTGACAATTTT harbors:
- the LOC123408957 gene encoding transcription initiation factor TFIID subunit 7-like, whose product is MSTAVAPGMARAHGFRGAGKGNQRPDSEELERNHNGFYADEEEVGREELRELEEALSDASSIGAASSDSSSIGEDSSSEKEEEEDVESEAKAPVDEVLAMGLGTLESLEDALPSKRGLSNFYAGKSKSFTSLAEAAAKAAAKEIAKPENPFNKRRRVLAAWSRRRASCSSLVTTYLPPLLSLDHTVVEGDENEEEEEEEDRSEEDDGDDEGNGSGKGRREKAPASPRFPPPRRTLHSASQKASVMSRNMNLPNTSSFRSPRSFSLSDLQNAGYN